The following proteins are co-located in the Flammeovirga kamogawensis genome:
- a CDS encoding 4Fe-4S dicluster domain-containing protein: MSKKLGANNTYFGNIKEAIQTSKHGLKLTIEHLKDALVNERRDPISPNDSNYFEKQNSIVTLKYPQEVLPVPDTGRYKLDLEIDDCIVCDKCAKICPVDCIEIEPIKSTEVIGETSDGTPKRIYAAKFDIDMAKCCFCGLCTYVCPTECLTMTKSYDFSEPDMRNLTYGFADMSEQEVKQKQELFDLEQEKKKQAKMATAKPALSSSSEKENQTEAAQDKPKPKFRPRVIKK, encoded by the coding sequence ATGAGTAAAAAATTAGGAGCAAATAATACATACTTCGGAAATATCAAAGAAGCTATTCAAACTTCAAAACATGGATTAAAATTAACTATTGAGCACCTTAAAGATGCACTAGTTAATGAAAGAAGAGATCCGATATCTCCCAACGATAGTAATTATTTTGAAAAACAGAATTCAATTGTCACTTTAAAATATCCTCAAGAAGTATTACCTGTTCCAGATACTGGAAGGTATAAATTAGACTTGGAGATAGATGATTGTATTGTATGCGATAAATGTGCAAAAATTTGCCCTGTTGATTGTATTGAAATTGAACCAATAAAATCTACAGAAGTTATAGGTGAAACCTCTGACGGTACACCAAAGCGTATCTATGCCGCTAAATTTGATATTGATATGGCGAAGTGCTGCTTTTGTGGCCTCTGTACATATGTATGTCCTACAGAATGTTTGACAATGACTAAATCCTATGATTTTAGTGAGCCAGATATGCGTAATCTAACTTATGGGTTTGCTGATATGTCAGAGCAAGAGGTAAAACAAAAACAGGAGCTATTTGATCTCGAACAAGAGAAAAAGAAACAAGCAAAAATGGCTACTGCTAAACCTGCTCTATCTTCTTCATCAGAAAAGGAAAATCAAACTGAAGCAGCACAAGATAAACCAAAACCAAAATTTCGTCCTAGAGTAATAAAGAAATAA
- a CDS encoding GNAT family protein, translating into MNIIVEDFTKSWVTPSEYDYLLAHGWRHFGDNFFRYNINMHDNAICNVIPLRVKLQDFIYSKSQKKIQKKCSEFTISIDNVCIDNVTHSLFEKHKKKFIDNTPSSIYDFLSSKNVSNVPTQIKEVRVFDSETLIAISYFAIGENSISSIYGMFDTDYNRYSLGLFTMFIEIEFAKTQDLLYYYHGYCYDVSSFYDYKKKFRAVQSYQWDTKKWSNIIK; encoded by the coding sequence ATGAATATTATTGTTGAAGACTTCACAAAATCATGGGTTACCCCATCAGAATATGATTATTTGTTAGCACATGGCTGGAGGCATTTTGGAGACAATTTCTTTAGGTATAATATTAATATGCATGATAATGCAATATGTAATGTTATCCCTCTAAGGGTAAAACTCCAGGATTTTATTTATTCAAAATCTCAGAAGAAAATCCAAAAAAAATGTTCTGAATTCACTATTTCCATAGATAATGTTTGTATTGATAATGTTACCCATTCCCTATTTGAAAAACATAAAAAAAAATTTATCGATAACACTCCATCATCTATTTACGACTTTTTGTCGAGTAAAAATGTTAGCAATGTACCTACTCAAATTAAAGAAGTCCGGGTTTTTGATTCAGAAACTTTAATAGCAATTAGCTATTTTGCTATAGGTGAAAATAGTATTTCAAGTATTTATGGAATGTTTGATACAGACTATAATAGATATAGCTTGGGCCTTTTTACAATGTTTATTGAAATAGAATTTGCAAAAACACAAGATCTACTCTACTATTATCATGGATACTGTTATGATGTGAGTTCTTTTTATGATTACAAAAAGAAGTTTAGAGCAGTTCAAAGCTATCAGTGGGATACAAAAAAATGGTCTAACATTATTAAATAA
- the lpxK gene encoding tetraacyldisaccharide 4'-kinase, whose amino-acid sequence MNFLLYPLSAVYDAVTSIRNRKYDTKSVRPVRFDLKVISVGNLSVGGTGKTPFVEFLIERIQNSREVGVLSRGYGRKTSGPIKADENATAKTIGDEPMQYHTKYNKIEVVVSEQRVFGVPFFEKAEVVILDDAYQHRGIHRDLNIMLSDFNKPFFKDDVLPLGRLRENRKGAKRADIIIFTKVLGDYSPEVFDSYISKTKLYSKDDCKILFSEIGYGQPYNLIDSSKVSMPNDLYLMTSIANPTPLVGYLESQGIKIVNHYKFRDHYSFTEKTISRIENEIGLNKTVVITEKDAAKLKPLISKSSLTFLVVPIVTKIMFDQEEQLQDIINGII is encoded by the coding sequence ATGAATTTTTTATTATATCCTTTATCTGCCGTTTATGATGCAGTTACTTCTATTAGAAACAGAAAATACGACACAAAGAGTGTAAGACCTGTTAGATTTGATTTAAAAGTAATCTCTGTAGGTAATCTATCGGTTGGAGGTACTGGAAAAACTCCTTTTGTTGAATTTTTGATTGAAAGAATTCAAAATAGTAGAGAAGTAGGAGTATTAAGTAGAGGATATGGTAGAAAAACTTCAGGTCCCATAAAAGCAGATGAAAATGCTACGGCAAAAACAATTGGTGATGAACCAATGCAGTATCATACTAAATATAATAAAATTGAAGTTGTTGTTTCTGAACAAAGGGTATTTGGTGTTCCATTTTTTGAGAAAGCAGAAGTAGTCATTCTTGATGATGCTTATCAGCATAGAGGTATTCATCGTGATTTAAATATTATGCTATCTGATTTTAATAAACCATTTTTTAAAGATGATGTACTTCCTTTAGGTAGATTAAGAGAAAATCGAAAAGGAGCTAAGAGAGCAGATATAATAATCTTTACAAAAGTATTAGGAGATTATTCTCCTGAAGTGTTTGATTCGTATATCTCTAAAACTAAACTCTATTCAAAAGACGATTGTAAAATTTTATTTTCTGAAATAGGGTACGGACAACCTTATAATTTAATAGACTCATCAAAGGTTTCTATGCCTAATGATCTGTATTTAATGACTAGTATTGCGAACCCTACACCATTAGTAGGTTATCTTGAAAGTCAAGGAATTAAAATAGTCAATCATTATAAATTTAGAGATCATTATTCATTTACAGAGAAGACAATTTCTAGAATTGAAAATGAAATTGGATTAAATAAAACAGTCGTAATTACAGAAAAAGATGCTGCTAAACTAAAGCCATTGATCTCTAAAAGTAGTTTGACTTTTTTAGTAGTCCCAATTGTAACAAAAATAATGTTTGATCAAGAAGAGCAACTTCAAGATATAATTAATGGTATTATTTAA
- the sucC gene encoding ADP-forming succinate--CoA ligase subunit beta, with protein MNIHEYQAKSILKEYGVKVPAGYVADTPEEAVEVAKKLNKETGTKFWVVKAQIHAGGRGKGGGVKVAKSIEDVKSLSDDIIGMQLVTPQTGAEGKKVLKVMIQEDVYYPGESEVKEYYMSVLLNRATGKNMIMYSTEGGMDIEEVAEKTPELIFQEEIDPAVGIQGFQARRIAFNLGTSGKAFKEMVKFVVSLYNAYVGTDSEMFEINPVFKTSDDQVMAVDAKVSLDESALYRHKDIAAMRDVTEEDPTEVEASAAGLNYVKLDGNVGCMVNGAGLAMATMDMIKLSGGDPANFLDVGGGANATTVEAGFRIILKDPNVKAILINVFGGIVRCDRVANGVVEAYKNIGDIQIPIIVRLQGTNAEEGAKIIDESGLKVTSAITLKEAAEKVKIALA; from the coding sequence ATGAACATTCACGAATACCAAGCAAAAAGTATCTTAAAAGAGTACGGAGTTAAAGTACCTGCTGGATACGTAGCAGACACTCCAGAAGAAGCTGTAGAGGTTGCTAAAAAACTGAACAAAGAAACTGGAACTAAGTTCTGGGTAGTAAAAGCCCAAATTCACGCAGGTGGCCGTGGTAAAGGTGGTGGAGTTAAAGTAGCAAAAAGCATTGAAGATGTAAAGTCTTTATCTGATGATATCATCGGAATGCAGTTAGTTACTCCTCAAACTGGAGCTGAAGGTAAGAAGGTATTAAAGGTGATGATTCAAGAGGATGTTTATTATCCTGGTGAGTCTGAAGTAAAAGAATACTACATGTCTGTACTTTTAAACCGTGCGACAGGTAAAAATATGATTATGTATTCTACTGAAGGTGGTATGGATATCGAGGAAGTAGCGGAAAAAACTCCTGAGCTTATCTTCCAAGAAGAGATCGACCCAGCAGTAGGTATCCAAGGATTCCAAGCTAGACGCATTGCATTTAACTTAGGAACTTCTGGTAAAGCATTTAAAGAAATGGTGAAATTCGTAGTTTCATTATATAATGCTTACGTAGGTACTGATTCTGAAATGTTTGAAATCAACCCTGTTTTCAAAACTTCTGATGATCAAGTAATGGCAGTAGATGCTAAAGTAAGTTTAGATGAAAGTGCTTTGTATCGTCATAAAGACATTGCTGCTATGCGTGATGTAACTGAGGAAGATCCTACAGAAGTAGAAGCAAGTGCAGCTGGATTAAACTATGTAAAACTTGACGGAAACGTTGGTTGTATGGTAAATGGTGCTGGATTAGCAATGGCTACAATGGATATGATTAAATTATCTGGTGGTGATCCTGCTAACTTCCTTGATGTTGGGGGTGGAGCAAATGCTACTACTGTAGAAGCTGGTTTCAGAATCATCTTGAAAGACCCAAATGTAAAAGCTATTTTAATTAACGTTTTTGGTGGAATCGTTCGTTGTGATCGTGTTGCCAATGGTGTTGTTGAAGCTTACAAAAATATTGGTGATATTCAGATTCCAATTATTGTACGTTTACAAGGTACAAATGCTGAAGAAGGAGCTAAAATCATTGATGAGTCAGGATTAAAAGTTACTTCTGCAATTACATTAAAAGAAGCTGCAGAGAAGGTGAAAATCGCTCTAGCATAA
- the topA gene encoding type I DNA topoisomerase: MTKNLLIVESPAKAKTIEKYLGEGYTVRSSYGHVRDLKKGNDAIDVDHDFIPHYEVSPDKKDVIRELKKLSKDAEMVWLATDDDREGEAISWHLKETLKLKDNDTKRIVFREITKSAIQSAIKHPRTIDYDLVNAQQARRILDRLVGFELSPVLWKKIQRGLSAGRVQSVAARLVVEREREIEAFNAKDFFKVIATFELGNNKFLEAELSTKFKTKEEANSFLQDCLGADFSITDIKTRPGKKTPAPPFTTSTLQQEASRKLGYSVASTMSIAQKLYEAGHITYMRTDSLNLSNEAIQSATEEISRVYGNDFVQERHFKTSNKGAQEAHEAIRPTNFKNHKLELSDNREARLYDLIWKRAVASQMADAKLERTTAEVTTPKRAEKFVAKGEVIKFEGFLKAYIESNDDEIDEDEDTKGMLPPLSIGQDMPLDQMNATQRFSRPPARYTEASLVKTLEEKGIGRPSTYAPTISTIQRREYVIKEARDGKERNYVKIVLKNNEVNEKQLTETYGAEKSKLFPTNMGMVVNDFLVKHFPNVVDYSFTANVEEQFDEIAHGNLEWQKMLGGFYKPFHDTVVDTEENADRAEAHAERELGIDPATGKKVITRLGRFGPIAQIGDQEDEDKKFASLRKGQYLETITLEDALELFKLPRTIGTYEDKVVVAAIGRFGPYIRHDGKFVSLGKEYAPETVELDVAIGLIEAKRKADAEKLIKTFEEEENLQLLNGRWGPYISYNKANIKIPKELKEKAKELTYEEVKKIIEEAPEPKTRGKKAAATKKEPAKKKAATKKPAAKKAPAKKKVTTRKTATKK; encoded by the coding sequence ATGACTAAGAACTTATTAATTGTCGAGTCACCTGCAAAGGCAAAGACTATCGAAAAATACCTAGGTGAGGGCTACACCGTAAGATCAAGTTATGGCCATGTACGTGACTTAAAAAAAGGAAACGATGCAATTGATGTTGACCACGATTTCATTCCCCATTATGAAGTTTCTCCTGATAAAAAGGACGTAATAAGAGAGTTAAAGAAATTATCAAAGGATGCTGAAATGGTATGGTTAGCAACCGATGATGACCGCGAAGGAGAAGCTATATCTTGGCATCTTAAAGAAACACTTAAATTAAAAGATAACGATACTAAAAGGATTGTATTTAGAGAAATTACTAAATCTGCAATTCAATCTGCAATTAAGCACCCAAGAACTATTGATTACGATCTTGTTAATGCACAACAAGCAAGACGTATTTTAGATAGATTAGTTGGTTTTGAATTATCTCCAGTTTTATGGAAAAAAATTCAAAGAGGTCTTTCTGCAGGGCGTGTACAAAGTGTAGCTGCAAGATTAGTTGTTGAACGTGAAAGAGAAATTGAAGCTTTCAATGCTAAAGACTTTTTTAAAGTGATTGCAACTTTTGAACTAGGTAATAATAAGTTTTTAGAAGCTGAATTAAGTACAAAGTTTAAAACAAAAGAAGAAGCAAATTCTTTCTTACAAGATTGTCTTGGTGCAGATTTTTCAATAACAGATATAAAAACAAGACCTGGTAAGAAAACACCGGCTCCTCCCTTTACAACTTCTACACTTCAGCAAGAGGCAAGTAGAAAATTGGGATATTCAGTTGCCTCTACAATGTCAATTGCTCAAAAACTATATGAAGCTGGTCATATTACATATATGCGTACAGATTCATTAAACTTATCAAATGAAGCAATTCAATCTGCAACAGAAGAAATATCTAGAGTTTATGGAAATGATTTTGTTCAAGAAAGACATTTCAAAACATCTAATAAAGGTGCACAAGAAGCTCACGAGGCAATTAGACCAACCAACTTTAAGAATCATAAACTAGAGTTGTCAGACAATCGTGAGGCACGCTTATATGATCTAATATGGAAAAGAGCTGTAGCTTCTCAAATGGCTGATGCAAAGCTAGAGAGAACTACTGCAGAGGTTACTACTCCAAAAAGAGCTGAGAAATTTGTAGCAAAAGGTGAAGTGATCAAATTTGAAGGATTCTTGAAAGCATATATTGAATCAAATGATGATGAAATAGATGAGGATGAAGATACTAAAGGTATGTTACCTCCGCTTTCAATTGGTCAAGATATGCCTCTAGATCAAATGAATGCTACCCAACGTTTTTCTAGACCTCCAGCACGTTATACTGAAGCTAGTTTAGTTAAGACGTTAGAAGAAAAAGGTATCGGTAGACCATCTACTTATGCACCTACAATTTCTACAATTCAACGTAGAGAGTATGTGATTAAAGAAGCTAGAGATGGTAAAGAAAGAAATTATGTAAAAATAGTTCTGAAGAATAATGAGGTCAATGAAAAACAATTGACTGAAACTTATGGAGCTGAAAAAAGTAAATTGTTCCCAACAAATATGGGAATGGTTGTAAATGATTTCCTCGTAAAGCATTTTCCGAATGTTGTTGATTATTCATTTACAGCGAATGTAGAGGAACAATTTGATGAAATTGCTCATGGAAACCTAGAATGGCAGAAAATGCTTGGTGGTTTTTATAAACCATTCCATGATACCGTTGTTGACACAGAAGAGAACGCTGATAGAGCTGAAGCTCATGCAGAAAGGGAACTTGGAATTGACCCTGCAACTGGTAAAAAAGTAATTACACGCTTAGGTAGATTTGGTCCAATTGCACAAATCGGTGATCAAGAAGATGAAGACAAGAAGTTTGCATCTTTACGAAAAGGCCAATACTTAGAAACTATTACTCTTGAAGATGCTCTTGAATTATTCAAGCTTCCGAGAACAATAGGAACCTACGAAGATAAAGTTGTTGTCGCTGCAATTGGTCGTTTTGGACCTTATATAAGACATGATGGAAAGTTTGTTTCTTTAGGAAAAGAATATGCTCCAGAAACTGTTGAATTAGATGTAGCAATTGGTTTAATTGAAGCAAAGCGAAAAGCAGATGCTGAAAAACTAATTAAAACTTTTGAAGAAGAAGAGAACTTACAACTCCTAAATGGTAGATGGGGACCATATATTTCTTATAATAAAGCCAATATTAAAATCCCTAAAGAGTTAAAGGAGAAAGCAAAAGAGCTAACTTACGAAGAAGTAAAAAAGATAATTGAAGAGGCTCCAGAGCCAAAAACAAGAGGTAAGAAAGCTGCAGCAACAAAAAAAGAACCTGCAAAAAAGAAAGCCGCGACAAAGAAACCTGCAGCTAAAAAAGCTCCAGCAAAGAAAAAAGTCACTACAAGAAAAACGGCAACGAAAAAATAA
- a CDS encoding citrate synthase encodes MSEKTAQLSYAGKSYDLPVIKGSEEEIGVDISKLRGQSGLITLDVGFKNTGSTTSDVTFLDGEKGILRYRGYSIEDLCEHSSFSEVAYLLINGELPTSEEFDKFQDDISHHTLVHENIRKIFDGFPADAHPMGVLSSLVTSLTAFHPESLDPNRDPKMVDLTIHRLIAKLPTLASWVFKKKLGHPLNYPENKLGYVENFMKMMFGLPTEEYNIDPVLVDAFDKLLILHADHEQNCSAATVRVVGSSQASLYVAIAAGINALWGPLHGGANQAVIEMLEDIHANGGDVDQYIAKAKDPNDPFRLMGFGHRVYKNFDPRAKIIKKHADAVLDKLGIEDPLLEIAKGLEEKALQDEYFQKRKLYPNVDFYSGIIYKAMGFPTEMFTVLFALGRLPGWIAQWKESRNLNQPISRPRQIYTGSPSRPYPAK; translated from the coding sequence ATGAGTGAAAAAACAGCGCAATTATCGTATGCCGGTAAATCTTACGATCTCCCTGTAATTAAGGGGTCAGAGGAAGAAATCGGAGTTGACATTAGTAAACTTCGTGGTCAAAGCGGATTGATTACATTAGATGTAGGATTCAAGAACACGGGTTCAACGACAAGTGACGTTACGTTTTTAGATGGTGAGAAAGGTATTTTAAGATACAGAGGCTATTCTATCGAAGACCTTTGTGAGCATTCTTCATTCTCTGAAGTAGCTTACCTTTTAATCAATGGTGAATTACCAACATCAGAAGAATTTGATAAATTCCAAGATGATATCTCACACCATACATTAGTGCATGAAAATATCAGAAAGATTTTTGATGGTTTCCCTGCTGATGCTCACCCAATGGGAGTTTTATCTTCATTAGTTACTTCTCTTACTGCATTCCACCCAGAATCATTAGATCCAAATAGAGATCCTAAAATGGTTGACTTAACAATCCATCGTTTGATTGCTAAGTTACCTACACTAGCATCATGGGTATTTAAGAAAAAATTAGGTCATCCTTTAAACTATCCTGAAAACAAATTAGGATATGTAGAAAACTTCATGAAAATGATGTTTGGATTACCAACAGAAGAATATAATATCGATCCGGTATTAGTTGATGCATTTGATAAATTATTAATCTTACACGCAGATCACGAGCAAAACTGTTCTGCTGCAACAGTAAGAGTAGTAGGTTCTTCTCAAGCATCTTTATATGTAGCAATTGCTGCAGGTATCAATGCTTTATGGGGTCCTTTACATGGTGGTGCAAACCAAGCTGTAATTGAAATGTTGGAAGATATTCACGCTAATGGTGGTGATGTCGATCAATATATCGCTAAAGCAAAAGATCCTAATGATCCTTTCCGTTTAATGGGATTCGGGCATAGAGTTTACAAAAACTTTGACCCTCGTGCTAAAATTATCAAAAAACACGCAGATGCTGTTTTAGATAAATTAGGTATCGAAGATCCTTTATTAGAGATTGCAAAAGGTTTAGAAGAGAAAGCTCTTCAAGATGAATATTTCCAAAAAAGAAAATTATATCCAAACGTGGATTTCTATTCTGGAATTATTTACAAAGCAATGGGCTTCCCAACAGAAATGTTTACAGTTCTTTTTGCTCTTGGTCGTCTTCCTGGTTGGATCGCACAATGGAAAGAATCAAGAAACTTGAACCAACCAATCTCACGTCCTCGTCAGATTTATACTGGTTCTCCATCAAGACCTTATCCAGCAAAATAA
- a CDS encoding outer membrane protein transport protein, with protein MKGFYLTYIFLLLLPSYIFAQNNYYWSQQQGPNGNLLGGSLASGASDNSAIFYNPGALAFTETPNVSLTSDLISYTFLHIKNGAGEGLDIKGNQLTTKPQMLAGTAFGAKNNRFKVTYAIFNLLNEKSEYSAQNTAQISNSNQVYEGFFNYKNALRNDRFAIGTTYRLADNIGIGITHFVDIKSTEITSNTNESWYTNKLATNYSNDFKNLKYSHVSLLWKLGIAWHYNEKLNLGLNFETPDIRIKFLSTAYSRRITETLDDNGVLEKYSSSQDKVYTSYSLPFTFDLNLGYTTKYTQYSARVGFFSKVEKYNLLQLKSETTINPSPDPGFNQYTLSNKRIVNYAIGVKHRILNDMNILMGFRTDFNFINQEDLNFTKDNFLSFNYWDVYHFSSGVEWFGSNFNIIAGIVADFGFSENNPQLVNLTARPYSELDNFNTNTETSYLQLNLIFGITYHFKDRTQM; from the coding sequence ATGAAAGGCTTTTATCTAACCTACATTTTCCTATTACTTCTACCCTCTTATATATTTGCTCAGAATAATTATTATTGGTCACAACAACAAGGGCCAAACGGTAATTTATTAGGAGGATCATTAGCATCTGGAGCTTCCGATAACAGTGCTATCTTTTATAACCCTGGTGCTTTAGCATTTACCGAAACTCCCAATGTTTCTTTAACTTCAGACTTAATTAGTTATACATTCTTACATATAAAAAATGGTGCAGGCGAAGGTTTAGATATAAAGGGTAATCAATTAACAACTAAACCACAAATGCTTGCTGGAACTGCATTTGGTGCAAAGAATAACAGATTTAAAGTTACATATGCTATTTTTAATCTTCTAAATGAAAAGAGCGAATACTCTGCTCAAAATACAGCACAAATTAGCAATTCAAATCAAGTCTATGAAGGATTCTTTAATTATAAAAATGCCTTAAGAAATGATAGATTTGCAATTGGCACAACTTATAGATTAGCTGATAATATTGGTATTGGAATTACTCATTTTGTTGATATTAAATCAACAGAAATAACGTCGAATACCAATGAAAGTTGGTATACTAATAAACTAGCAACTAATTATAGTAATGATTTTAAAAATTTAAAATATTCTCATGTATCACTATTATGGAAACTTGGTATAGCATGGCATTATAATGAAAAACTTAATTTGGGCTTGAATTTTGAAACTCCAGATATTCGAATAAAATTTCTTTCAACTGCTTATTCAAGAAGAATTACTGAAACATTAGATGATAATGGAGTACTAGAAAAGTATTCATCTAGTCAAGATAAAGTTTACACTTCCTATTCATTACCTTTTACTTTTGACCTAAATTTAGGCTACACAACAAAATATACACAATACTCTGCAAGAGTCGGTTTTTTTAGTAAGGTTGAAAAATATAACTTACTCCAACTCAAATCAGAGACTACAATTAACCCTTCTCCCGACCCAGGGTTTAATCAATATACTTTATCAAACAAAAGAATAGTAAATTATGCTATAGGAGTTAAACATAGAATTCTTAACGACATGAATATTTTAATGGGTTTCAGAACCGATTTTAATTTCATAAACCAAGAAGATCTTAATTTTACTAAAGATAATTTTCTTTCTTTTAATTATTGGGATGTATATCATTTTTCATCAGGTGTTGAATGGTTTGGTTCTAATTTTAATATAATTGCGGGTATTGTTGCAGATTTTGGATTCTCTGAAAATAATCCTCAATTAGTCAATCTAACAGCACGTCCATATTCAGAATTAGATAATTTTAATACAAATACTGAGACAAGTTATTTACAACTAAATCTAATTTTTGGTATTACCTATCATTTCAAGGATAGAACTCAAATGTAA